One window of the Trifolium pratense cultivar HEN17-A07 linkage group LG2, ARS_RC_1.1, whole genome shotgun sequence genome contains the following:
- the LOC123908630 gene encoding PTI1-like tyrosine-protein kinase At3g15890: MGSSLSCCGSEKVDEVPSSYGAANNTWRIFTYKELHTATNGFSDDYKLGEGGFGSVYWGRTSDGLQIAVKKLKAMNSKAEMEFAVEVEVLGRVRHNNLLGLRGYCVGDDQRLIVYDYMPNLSLLSHLHGQFTGEVQLNWQRRMSIAIGSAEGILYLHHQVTPHIIHRDIKASNVLLDSDFVPLVADFGFAKLIPEGVSHMTTRVKGTLGYLAPEYAMWGKVSESCDVYSFGILLLELVTGRKPIEKLPGGLKRTITEWAEPLITKGRYKDMVDPKLRGNFDENQVKQTVNVAALCVQSEPEKRPNMKQVVSLLKGQEPDQVKVTKMRLDSVKYNDELLALDQPSDDDDDFDGNSSYGVFSAIDVQKMNDPYKRGDIKKIG, translated from the exons ATGGGATCCTCCTTAAGTTGCTGTGGCTCAGAGAAGGTTGATGAAGT GCCATCATCATATGGTGCAGCTAACAATACGTGGAGAATATTCACATACAAGGAGTTGCATACAGCTACAAATGGGTTCAGTGATGATTATAAGCTTGGTGAAGGTGGGTTTGGGAGTGTTTATTGGGGAAGAACCAGTGATGGTCTCCAG ATAGCAGTGAAGAAACTGAAAGCAATGAACTCAAAGGCAGAGATGGAATTTGCTGTAGAAGTTGAAGTACTTGGAAGGGTTAGGCACAACAATTTATTGGGTCTTAGGGGATATTGTGTTGGCGATGATCAACGTCTTATTGTCTACGATTACATGCCAAATCTCAGTCTGCTTTCTCATCTCCATGGCCAATTTACTGGTGAAGTGCAACTCAACTGGCAAAGGAGAATGAGCATTGCAATTGGCTCTGCTGAAGGCATTTT GTACTTGCATCATCAAGTCACACCCCACATCATCCATAGGGACATAAAGGCAAGTAATGTTTTGCTTGATTCAGATTTTGTGCCTCTGGTTGCTGATTTTGGATTTGCAAAGCTTATCCCTGAAGGAGTAAGCCACATGACAACCCGTGTTAAGGGTACATTAGGATACTTGGCACCTGAGTATGCTATGTGGGGAAAAGTTTCTGAAAGTTGTGATGTCTATAGTTTTGGAATTCTTCTGCTAGAGCTAGTAACTGGTAGAAAGCCGATAGAGAAGTTACCTGGCGGGCTTAAGAGAACAATAACCGAATGGGCTGAGCCTTTGATAACCAAAGGAAGGTACAAGGATATGGTTGATCCAAAACTCAGAGGAAACTTTGATGAAAATCAAGTGAAACAAACAGTTAATGTCGCTGCTCTTTGCGTGCAAAGTGAACCTGAAAAACGACCAAACATGAAGCAAGTTGTTAGTCTTCTGAAAGGACAAGAACCTGATCAAGTGAAAGTGACTAAGATGAGATTAGATAGTGTCAAATATAATGATGAATTATTGGCACTTGATCAACCTAGTGATGACGATGATGATTTTGATGGAAATAGTAGCTACGGTGTTTTTAGTGCTATCGATGTTCAAAAGATGAATGATCCTTACAAGCGCGGTGATATCAAGAAAATTGGCTAA